In one Sesamum indicum cultivar Zhongzhi No. 13 linkage group LG12, S_indicum_v1.0, whole genome shotgun sequence genomic region, the following are encoded:
- the LOC105175514 gene encoding glucose-induced degradation protein 8 homolog isoform X1: protein MSLFFIVIRQLAEFQAMASSKKVITREEWEKRLSNVKVRKEDMNKLVMNFLVTEGYVEAAEKFRLESGTEPDIDLATITDRMAVKKAVQSGNVEDAIEKVNDLNPEILDTNPQLFFHLQQQRLIELIRNGKVEEALEFAQEELAPRGEENQGFLEELERTVALLAFEDVTNCPVGDLLDISQRLKTASEVNAAILTSQSHEKDPKLPSLLKMLIWAQNQLDEKATYPRINDLSTAALEDPAV from the exons ATGTCATTGTTCTTCATCGTCATTCGTCAACTCGCTGAATTCCAAGCCATG GCCTCATCGAAAAAAGTTATAACGAGGGAAGAGTGGGAGAAGAGGCTCAGTAATGTCAAAGTTAGAAAAGAGGATATGAATAAATTGGTGATGAATTTTCTGGTTACTGAGGGTTATGTGGAGGCTGCTGAAAAGTTCCGACTGGAGTCCGGGACGGAAc CAGATATAGATCTTGCAACTATCACTGATCGTATGGCAGTTAAGAAGGCAGTACAGAGTGGTAATGTGGAGGATGCTATTGAAAAAGTTAATGACTTGAACCCTGAG ATATTGGACACAAATCCCCAACTTTTTTTCCATCTCCAACAGCAACGGTTGATAGAGCTGATCCGGAATGGGAAGGTGGAAGAAGCTTTGGAGTTTGCTCAAGAGGAACTTGCTCCTAGGGGAgaggaaaat CAAGGTTTTTTAGAAGAGTTGGAGAGGACTGTTGCATTGCTTGCTTTTGAAGACGTCACCAATTGCCCTGTCGGTGATCTGCTAGATATATCGCAGCGCCTCAAGACTGCTAGTGAGGTGAATGCAGCCATCCTTACCAGTCAGAGCCATGAAAAAG ATCCAAAGCTGCCAAGCTTACTGAAAATGCTAATATGGGCACAGAACCAGCTCGATGAGAAAGCTACTTATCCGCGAATAAACGATTTATCTACTGCAGCACTTGAAGATCCTGCTGTTTGA
- the LOC105175514 gene encoding glucose-induced degradation protein 8 homolog isoform X2 encodes MNKLVMNFLVTEGYVEAAEKFRLESGTEPDIDLATITDRMAVKKAVQSGNVEDAIEKVNDLNPEILDTNPQLFFHLQQQRLIELIRNGKVEEALEFAQEELAPRGEENQGFLEELERTVALLAFEDVTNCPVGDLLDISQRLKTASEVNAAILTSQSHEKDPKLPSLLKMLIWAQNQLDEKATYPRINDLSTAALEDPAV; translated from the exons ATGAATAAATTGGTGATGAATTTTCTGGTTACTGAGGGTTATGTGGAGGCTGCTGAAAAGTTCCGACTGGAGTCCGGGACGGAAc CAGATATAGATCTTGCAACTATCACTGATCGTATGGCAGTTAAGAAGGCAGTACAGAGTGGTAATGTGGAGGATGCTATTGAAAAAGTTAATGACTTGAACCCTGAG ATATTGGACACAAATCCCCAACTTTTTTTCCATCTCCAACAGCAACGGTTGATAGAGCTGATCCGGAATGGGAAGGTGGAAGAAGCTTTGGAGTTTGCTCAAGAGGAACTTGCTCCTAGGGGAgaggaaaat CAAGGTTTTTTAGAAGAGTTGGAGAGGACTGTTGCATTGCTTGCTTTTGAAGACGTCACCAATTGCCCTGTCGGTGATCTGCTAGATATATCGCAGCGCCTCAAGACTGCTAGTGAGGTGAATGCAGCCATCCTTACCAGTCAGAGCCATGAAAAAG ATCCAAAGCTGCCAAGCTTACTGAAAATGCTAATATGGGCACAGAACCAGCTCGATGAGAAAGCTACTTATCCGCGAATAAACGATTTATCTACTGCAGCACTTGAAGATCCTGCTGTTTGA